In Streptosporangiales bacterium, the genomic window GCTGCCGGTGTGGCGGCCGTCCGCCCTCGTCGGTGCGCTGCTCGGCGACACCGTCCGCTACTCGATCGCGTCCGTGATCGTCATCGGTCTCGGTCTCGCGCTGGGCTTCCGACCCCAGGGTGGCGTCGTCGGTGTGGTGGTCGCGGTCGTGCTGCTGCTCGTCTTCGCGTTCTGCATGTCCTGGGTGTGGACGATGCTCAGCCTGATCCTGCGCACGCCGCAGTCGGTGATGGGCGTGAGCATGATGGTGATGTTCCCGCTGACGTTCGGCAGCAACATCTTCGTCGACCCGCGCACCATGCCCGGCTGGCTCCAGGCGTTCGTCGAGATCAACCCGGTGTCCCACCTCGTCGCCGCCACCCGCGGGCTGATGCACGGCACCGGCGCGGCGGGCGAGTCCATGTGGGTGCTCGGCACCTGTGTGGTGATGGTCGCCGTCTTCGCCCCGATCACGATGGTCCTGTACCGCAACAAGAGTTGAGCCCGACCACGTTTAGTACTTTTGTATGATTACATCTTGACGCGATCGCCCCGCT contains:
- a CDS encoding ABC transporter permease, translated to MTTTTGTEPASDAVAADALRGVLNAGARPSRPGPVSTSLTFGWRALLKIKHIPEQLFDVTMFPIMFTLMFTFLFGGALAGSTGEYLQFLLPGILVQTVVMITMYTGMTLNTDISKGIFDRFRSLPVWRPSALVGALLGDTVRYSIASVIVIGLGLALGFRPQGGVVGVVVAVVLLLVFAFCMSWVWTMLSLILRTPQSVMGVSMMVMFPLTFGSNIFVDPRTMPGWLQAFVEINPVSHLVAATRGLMHGTGAAGESMWVLGTCVVMVAVFAPITMVLYRNKS